In the genome of Arachis hypogaea cultivar Tifrunner chromosome 9, arahy.Tifrunner.gnm2.J5K5, whole genome shotgun sequence, the window ATGGAGCTAGGTTTGTTGGTGCTTCTGGGGTGGAAGAGTTCAAGAACCTTTCATCTCAGGTTTTAGAAACTGTTCATAGAATCAATGTTGGTGGTTTGAAAATAACACCATTTAATGATACCCTTTGGAGGACTTGGATCCCTGATGagggttttcttgttttcaagcATGCAGCTAAGTCTGCATTTACTGATCACACACCAAATTACCAGAAGGGAGGGGCAACACCAGAGATTGCCCCTGATAATGTTTACATGACTGCTCAGCAGATGAATAGGGAGAACTCGAGTTTAGCTTCGAGGTTCAACATAACTTGGAATTTTTCTGTGGATACCGGTGGTGTTCCTCATCTTGTGAGGTTGCATTTCTGCGATTTCGTTAGCCCTGCGCTTAATTTGCTCTACTTTGATGTGTATATCAATGGCTACACTGCAATTAAGGATCTTGATTTGTCGTCCCTTACGTTCCACATGCTTGCTTCTCCATACTATGTGGATTTTGTCACTGACTCGGATGATTCCGGTATTATTCAAATAAGTGTTGGTCCTTCTGATCTTAGCAGTTCTATAAGGATGAATGCCATATTGAATGGAGCAGAGATACTGAAGATGGTCAATGTTATCGATTCCAGTGCTGCACATTGGAAGAAAAGATTGTGGATTTGGATTGGTTCAGTCTCTGGAGGAATTGTTGTCTTGTGTTTAGTTGTTGCTGCTTTTCTACTTGCTATCAAATGCAGGAAGAAGAAACCAAAGCGAGGAACCGTCGAAAGCGTTGGATGGACACCTTTACAAATGTATGGAGGGAGTTCCAACAGTAGAATGTCTGAACCTGGTTCTAATGGATACACTGGCTTGAAGATCCCCTTTGCAGATATACAATTCGCGACGAATGATTTCAATAAAAGTTTGGTGATAGGGTCTGGTGGGTTTGGTATGGTTTACAAAGGAGTACTCAGAGACAATGTTAAGGTTGCTGTTAAGAGAGGCATGCCTGGGTCAAGACAGGGACTTCCGGAATTTCATACCGAGATAACTGTTTTGTCCAAAATTCGCCATCATCACCTCGTTTCGCTGGTTGGTTTTTGTGAAGAGAATTCAGAGATGATACTTGTCTATGAGTATGTTGAGAAAGGTCCCCTTAAAAGGCATTTATACGGCTCGTCCGGCTTGCCACCTCTCTCGTGGAAGCAGCGTCTAGAGATATGCATTGGCGCTGCGAGAGGCCTCCACTATCTTCACACTGGGTTTGCTCAAGGAATCATCCACCGCGACATTAAATCGACCAACATTTTGCTTGATGAAAACTATGTGGCCAAGGTTGCTGACTTTGGCCTTTCAAGATCTGGACCTTGTATCAATGAAACACATGTGAGTACTGGTGTGAAAGGTAGTTTTGGTTATCTTGATCCTGAGTACTTCCGGAGGCAGCAGCTAACCGATAAATCGGATGTTTATTCGTTTGGGGTTGTACTCTTTGAGGTTCTTTGTGCTAGACCAGCAGTTGATCCGCAATTGACCCGGGAACAAGTGAATTTAGCAGAATGGGCCTTAGAGTATCTTGAGAAGGGTATGCTAGAGCATATTGTTGACCCTCGCATTGCAGGGCAGATTGAACCAAGGTCATTGAAGAAATTTGGCGAAACGGCCGAGAAATGTTTGGCAGAGTATGGTGTTGATAGGCCAACTATGGGTGATGTCTTATGGAACTTGGAATATGCACTTCAGCTTCAAGAAAGTAGACAACAAAGGGAGCTGCGAGCCGGTATCAGTGCCGACGAATCAGTGAATGTGACTACAACAATTGCTCCTGGAAATTCTTCCAGCAACAGAACAGTTGTGAGGGATTATTCAGATGTAAGTAGTAGTCAAGTGTTTTCCCAGCTAATGACCAATGAAGGCAGATAGAGATAGTTTCATGCTGCATGTATAAGTAACATTCTTGCATCAAAACTTTATCAattattaaatgatataaatggAATTCTAGTCCAGAGTTCTCATTTCAATGGCAATGCATAGTGTTATGGTAGATGAAATTGTGACTCTGAAATGCTTCATAGAGGTTTAAAGTATAAGGTTATAGGGACACACATacatatgttttttttattattattattttaataaatgttaaaaaatacaatatttcTAGGCATAAGCTAttttaacaaggttttatttctTGGCATCCATAGTTCCATAGGCAAATTGAACTGGAACCTAATCCCAAACCAGTCTTCCAATCTTTCACATTTGCATGACTGAATATTATTTTATTGAGTAAATGACAATTAGGTTTTGAAGATTTCGACTTCAAACTAATTAGttcctaaagaaaaaaaatactattttggTCCTCCAAGAGAGCAAACAGTAAGGCTTTGTTTGGATATAAGaaggaaaatagaaggaaagaaaataagaggaaagaaaatgaaaggaaagaaaattgaaagaaaagtagagttatttgtatgttgtttggattaagagaaaatggatggaaagaaaataaagagaaaattttcttttgtttggatgaaaagaaaagtgagaagaaagaaaattatgttaaaataaaattacattaatatccttatttatattatatataaattataatatattaattttacaagtaaataattttacaagtaaataattattcataaattatattattaatctcttaaattatatttaagaaaaaaatgaagTTTGATAGTGCTGTAAAATTAAGAAGAGTACAAGAGATgattttcaaatataaaaaaaataaaataaaatattttgatctttttattaaataGAGGGTAAATTTGTAATTATATCACTATTTTCTCTTTCTTGTTAGTTTTCATCTCTCAGCCGAAGAGAAAAATTTTTCGTGGACCCCACTCCACTCTTTTCTTTTCCCCTTCATTTTCTTTGATAAACCAAACAATGAAAAACTTGACTTTTCACCCGTTTTCTTCTCCTGTATTTTCCTTCCCTTTATTTTCGTTTGAACCAAACACTGTATAAATACATGATGTCCTTTTATTAATTCATCAACTAAAACTTAACGGTGATGCTTAAATATACTGTTAATTATTCTGACATGTCTATTTATGAAAGATAATCATGTAGATAACAATTTTTGAAACGAAACTTCACTTGTTTTGATAGGATTTGTGATAAATAGAGAGCAGCTAATAAAAGGtatataaaaactcaaaaaataataaatgattcCTGCTAACGTAATAATAACAGACATGTACCActgtaaataacaaaatatataaataatttgattttgttttgcaCTATTCATTGACAGAAGAATATACATGTCCAGCGTTTACTATCTTAGAGGacttaattgatatttttttttttcaaaaactaattagtCCAAAGTCAACAAACATCTTTTTGAAGATCTAACAAAAAAACCACATACATAAATTTTTGCGTATAGTATTTTATAGTGGGAGTAGTTATTATGTGCAATCTCTTAGAAAGCAGATTCCTGATTAACAAGTTGTAGTGCACAAGTCTGGCCACCACTCTCAACAGTTTTTtaattgacaattattttctctattttgaaTTTCGTAGCAATAGGATTGGATTGGATTCCAGCTAGTGGACAGTGGAAGCGTGTGCTCTCCACTCCACTCAAACAAATACTTATGGTCCaaccgaaaaaagaaaaaaaaacttatgGAAGCTGCCATGATGCCATccattctctttttttctttagcTATATAGTAAATGATAGTTACGGCAAAGATGATAGAATATGATTAAGAACTTTCTTGCTACTCTGAATATGTGACAATTGATCAATCAAATCAACAAGGTCCCCCCCAAATAGCTCACCAAATGGTTGAGGGGATAGTGGGGAAAGTGTATATTTTAGATACTAATGCGGTGAAGTGTATCttacatattttataattttaatatattactagtgagaattttaaattagaataatgTTATACATCAAGTCTTTTTGTTaactaaatttaatcaaattggtctaacaataaaattaatttaactatattattttaaatttttattatttaacttgattagatttaattgatgaaaaattttgaatgtgTAGTATTACTCTTTAAATTAATGTTTACTGAAAGAAGTTTAAGAAACCAATATTAAttaattcaacaacaacaacaacaacaaagccttgtcccactaagtggggtcggctacatgaatcaaacgacgccattgtgctctgtcatgtatcatgtctacagagagaccgtttacatgtagatctcgtttgaccacctcatggatggtcttcttaggtcttcctctgcctttcgccctttgtccatcttccatctcatccaccctcctgactggatgttctatcggtcttcttctcacatgtccaaaccacctgagacgcgattcaaccatcttttccacaataggtgctactccaactctctcccttatatcttcattccttattttatccaatcgcgtatgaccactcatccatctcaacatcttcatctctgccacactcagcttatgttcgtgctcccctttagccgcccaacactccgtaccatacagcatagccggtcttatagcggtgcgatagaatttacctttaagttttataggcacttttttgtcgcatataaaaccagatgcactccgccattttgaccaacctgcttggatcctatgatttacatcatgttcaatctctccattatcctgtatgatgcacccaagatacttaaaacttttaacttttcgtagggtgttctctccaattttcacctctatattggagttttcccttctcagactgaacttacattccatatattccgtcttgctacggcttatgcgtagaccatacacttctagagcttctctccataactccaacttcttatttaggtcttcccttgactctcccataaggacgatatcatcggcaaaaagcatgcaccatggcacaggctcttggatgtgctctgtgagtacttctaagactaatgtgaaaaggtatggacttaaggatgatccctggtgtaatcctataccaatagggaattcctctgtcacaccaccttgagtcttcacactagttgtggccccatcatacatgtctttaattgcccgaatatatgcgatccttactctcctcttttctaaaaccttccataagacctcccttggtaccctatcatacgctttttccaaatcaataaacaccaatattaattaattcaattaatttaaaaattatccaacaattagaaagaaatatttgaaactaaaaatatttaaaagctcaagtaaaaagaatatttaagggtgaaaaaaaataaaaatcaatttaaaatttaaaaactaaaatttaaaattaataattttaggatttactatttaatatttagaatttaagatGTCTGAGTTGACAACGAGAAAGCGGTTGCTGGAGATGGTGGATGGCTGGTAGACGTGTAGTGGATGAAATTATGTTGTTGAAAAGAAGGAGAAACTGTGAGAAAATGTAAAaagatcattaaaaaaaaaagatagtaagTGAGCTTATTTGGCTGTGGCCTGTGGCATTTATTGACTGAAGTTGACTGAAATTATAGTTAACTAGATTGAAACTTGCGTGacggaaaaaaaatataaataaaattatttttagtgtaaaaaaaatagagtaattttaaattgtttaataaaatttctttGACATAATTATTtaggttaattttaaaatatacaataaatactatacaaaaataacaacaaaaacatCTTatcttattaaataaaattaattatataataaatactaTATTACATATAAACTTACAATATAACATGTttgtctttattttgtttttaaatatttacttAGAAAATAATCAcaaatatatgaatttattttttgCATTTTATGACATCTTTAGTACAAGAGAAAAACTATATATCCATAATActtaaataatgaaaaaataaataaaaattattctttcACGTTTATTTATTAAGATGTATACAATTTTTCGTTTTTACATAATGTTCAGTTTTACAcgcattaatataattaattttcaaattttatcattatattattaaaagcttctaaatgaatataattcttgTTAACAGCTTGGTTGAAGCATCCAAGTAGCAATACCAGTAGTACTAAAGTATCATCTAGTAGTGCACAAGTTAAGAAGAAAAACAATATCGCAGAGAAGTGCTAGGGATACCTATTGAATTTCATAATTCATCAGTCATCTACATTTTAATCATTTTCTTTCATTACCTTTCGAATTTCTGTACAAAAACAAGACTGGAATTAGTCTAGAATTCAGCACCTACCTATTAACAAAGCTCAATCTGAGCAAAAGAATAAATATGGATGTACACTTAGAATCtccccccctccccccccccccctcccctcccctttttttgttacacaTACAAATAGTCACTGTAAACCCCCTCCCTCCTCTTTCTCAACCCGTTTGAAACGTgtgaattttatttgaattgtatTCACAAACTGCAAGATCAATTCTTCCATAGATCTTGTTGCAGTTAATCCTGCGAAGTGGCAGAATACTCAAAAAGGAGACGTTTTGATGGCGCAGATTGTAGGAGCACGCGCAAGCGACTCGTTAGCTGATAGCTCAAGGTCCACTGCATTGCCATCTCGGATTCCTTCATCTGCCTAACGATTGAAGCCTGAAACCAAAGTAGACTTCAGTGCAGGAATTATCGGAGCAACCAAACAAGAATATTCAGTTTCTaatattgaaaagattttgaataaCGTGATGTATCCCACAGAGAATAAATAACGtgatgtaaataaataaattatgaagTTTAGTAGTGATTACTGAGCCAGACAACAATGCTCAAACCTAATCCCTAAACTTTCAACTATTTTTATCAAAGAATTCTTATTATGAAAACTTTCATGACCATGATCAGAAGAGACCATTTTCATCTGCTGATTTATTTATCAAGTATTACAAATATACATCTCATATCTTCCCTCAATATGTAAACAGACTGATGAGAGAAATCGTTGAAAGTAATAGCAAGTTAGCAACCAATTTCATCGGAAGTAAATTTTCAAAAGAAAACTAGTTTTATCATGACTACCTGAAGGCGTTTCCCTAGCTGGACTTCGACTTCTGTACCGAACGATATATTGCTCGTAAGTAACGAAAGAGGATCAACTGCAGTATCGGCAGAAACCAAGCTAGGGATCTGAGGCGCATAAACTACCCTCCACCTAGCCTGGCCAAACTCTCCCTTCCCTTCTATTCGTGGCATTAACTTTTCAAGAGTAGCAGTTGCAAGTTTTTCAAATGCAAGTTGGCCGTTGCCTTCCAAAATTGATTCTGCTAACTGACTCTCGAATCTTCTGGCAGCCTGCATGAAACAGTTAGTAAGATCATGTTCCCTAATAATCAAATCAGGTATTTAAATTCATCGAAGCTATTAACTGATTCCATAGAGAATTTATGTGATCAAAAGAATGTGACTGTTGAAAAGAGACAGAAAAGACATAAGATCCCTGCGTTGTTTCAACTGGGGATTTCAGAGTTCAATCGGTTTAAGATGCTTCTCCAACACTAACAGGACAAGACCACTTAATGAAAGGCCATTGAATGAGGCATAAGGTATGAAATAAGTGATTTTGTACTTCAGTTTGCATAACAAAATAACATGCTAACCCAATACTTTTATGAGATTTCATTCTTTCAATAATCGTTTGAAACTAGCTTAACTATTTTCTAACCCTCGAGGCTTTCTTGTATTTGATTAATAAATTATGTTGCTGGGACAGACTGAAGTGAACTTACAAAGCCGGGAGGAAAAAGAATCAAATTTTAGTCAGAGACGAAAGAACAAGGAAACCAAATGATTACTAAGTTTGACAGCTTGAAAAATTAAGTCCAAAGTCCAAACAGAGAGCAGCTAAACCAGAGTAAAAACTTAGAAATGTCTTGTTTTGCATATCAAAGTGAAATTCTTGAAAAACACCAGTGTACATGGGGACCCTTTATGTGTTGATTTTGAAAGTAGCAATACAAGTTACAGTTCAGCTCCAAATTCATCACAATAACATGGGTGCAGCAATGGCTTTTTACCTCAGTAGGCGACAGTGCATCCTGTTCCACAGAATGCGTTGAGGTCACCACTAGCTTGTCCTGCCAATGGCTAGCTCGACCTTGAATTCTAAATTGCCACTCAGATCCAACCAAGGCTAAATCTAGCATAGGATCAAGTCCGTACTCAGGCTCAAACTTTGCGACATTCAGGTGTTCCCTTTTCAACCTCACCTGATTAGTAACAGACGTTATGAGCATGAACAATGGTTTTAACAAAGTTATAAATAAAATCTGATCTGCTAGAAACAGGGCAGTGGCATAAAATATTTGATTACACTAACCTGTGTTGCAACTAGATCAACTTCACCATTCTCAAAGGCGAGTATGCCTCTAGGTTTTATACATTTGGGATGGGCAAGACCATTCAACTCAAGCTCTCCACTTACAGCAAAACTCAGGATTAACGGGTAAACTATCTTCAACTCTGGTCCAAGCACAAGCTTCAAATCACTAAGATAGACTTCTATATTTGGATTTATCTGCACCTGCTCCATGTCCTTTTCAACTTGACTTGTCTTCTTAACTGCCATTtcccaaaataaaaatatcataatatgtACAAtggcagtcattctgaaaaataTAACATCATGAGCCcactaattaataaaaaaaaaggtttgATCCTGCCATCCCTGAAGCTGTATAAGTATCATGATAAcagggaaaaaaaaaaccagtttaCTAACATCTTTTGGAGGGTTATACTACAATAATTGAAAGAACTAACACAATGATTCATTGCAAATGAACTATGTATAGAGAAATTTTGGTGACTTTGCCTGACTAAAAATGCCAGGAATTTCAAGGGCAGTTTTGTGCTGACACTGGTTATCTGCTATAAAGTGACTTGAGTATATGCTTGGCTAGTGGCTATTTTTAAATTCAGAAGGGTCACATTACCAGACTTGAAGAGAATTAGCATGTGTTTTTTCTCAATTGACTGATTGCTTTCTATAATACAACAAAGCGGCTTAGCTCCATATTCCTTCCTTAAAAGAAAAAATCTGTAACATATACGCGAATGAATATTTTTCCATTACAAAACCAGAAATATTTTATTGCAAATGTATGTGCCTCAGAAGGCCTTATATCACTTGATAATTGTGTTATGCTACTAGAGTTTTGTAATTTACAATGAGCCGGCAACCTGTTGTGCACAATGAGCCGGCAACCTTTTGTGCACTTTAAGTTTGCTAGGATATTATGGAGTAGGTTGTTTTTGCACTTTAGGTTTTATCACTCAAGATGGAATTTTCATCAAATAGGGTTTGAGGTTTTAGCAGCAGTTAGGACTTAGGAGCACAAGCTGTTGATGAGTTGTCCTCCTTTTTTCTGAATTGTGGTACAAGGAGAATTTCAAACACCGATCTTTATCTATCTTTGGAATAGGGTATAGTTTCCCTAATAAGAACTATATTACATTTATACTGTTGTATGCTAGTTGCACCTGATAATCCTAATTTATAATGACTTTGAAGAGAAAATATTAAACCTTCAAAATGATTATTTAAGGAAAAGTGGATTG includes:
- the LOC112710738 gene encoding probable receptor-like protein kinase At5g24010: MKRNGTNFVRFHFYAFKAPSFDLKHAKFSVFVNGVSLLRYFQQVNNSVMVKEFILKIESEFVEILFRPVATGGGSNSGFGFVNGLEVFSAPEDLITDYGARFVGASGVEEFKNLSSQVLETVHRINVGGLKITPFNDTLWRTWIPDEGFLVFKHAAKSAFTDHTPNYQKGGATPEIAPDNVYMTAQQMNRENSSLASRFNITWNFSVDTGGVPHLVRLHFCDFVSPALNLLYFDVYINGYTAIKDLDLSSLTFHMLASPYYVDFVTDSDDSGIIQISVGPSDLSSSIRMNAILNGAEILKMVNVIDSSAAHWKKRLWIWIGSVSGGIVVLCLVVAAFLLAIKCRKKKPKRGTVESVGWTPLQMYGGSSNSRMSEPGSNGYTGLKIPFADIQFATNDFNKSLVIGSGGFGMVYKGVLRDNVKVAVKRGMPGSRQGLPEFHTEITVLSKIRHHHLVSLVGFCEENSEMILVYEYVEKGPLKRHLYGSSGLPPLSWKQRLEICIGAARGLHYLHTGFAQGIIHRDIKSTNILLDENYVAKVADFGLSRSGPCINETHVSTGVKGSFGYLDPEYFRRQQLTDKSDVYSFGVVLFEVLCARPAVDPQLTREQVNLAEWALEYLEKGMLEHIVDPRIAGQIEPRSLKKFGETAEKCLAEYGVDRPTMGDVLWNLEYALQLQESRQQRELRAGISADESVNVTTTIAPGNSSSNRTVVRDYSDVSSSQVFSQLMTNEGR